A genome region from Nocardia sp. NBC_01730 includes the following:
- the mycP gene encoding type VII secretion-associated serine protease mycosin, producing MAIARQLTSPIPLRLAGVAAVLGLSLVGMPSPAHAIAPPAIDDGALGAALAVNGPPDATEQRSVCAEPLLTGAPPRDAPLPQRILDLPAAWQFSRGRGQKVAVVDTGVNPHPRLPPLEPGGDFVSDSNGMVDCDGHGTFVAGIIAARPSPDDAFVGVAPEADILTIRQLSLAYEPKDRDRRELPGAISSAGYGTVLTLAAAVVRAVDRGATVINISEVACTPAGVAPADGALGAAVKYAYDRNVVVVTAAGNIQEGGACGAQNDGSGWGAVRTAVSPAWFSPYVLSVASVEADGTPSPFSMFGPWVGVAAPGRDIVSLDSKPGGVGLVNAVQTNEGTGTIDGTSFASAYVSGLAALVRARFPELSARQVMDRIVRTAQAPGAGRDDQLGHGLIDPLAALTAQLPERPVSAEADVARPIAGPTPPPYVDPMPRRVATIGTIVLLALLGIGYTLSIPFRRTRVGAVDPAEAAEEGQ from the coding sequence ATGGCTATCGCACGGCAGCTCACATCACCCATACCGCTACGGCTGGCTGGTGTCGCGGCGGTTCTCGGCCTGAGCCTCGTCGGAATGCCTTCCCCGGCGCATGCGATCGCGCCACCGGCCATCGATGACGGTGCGCTGGGTGCGGCGCTGGCCGTCAATGGACCGCCCGACGCGACCGAGCAGCGATCCGTTTGCGCCGAACCCCTGCTCACCGGCGCCCCGCCACGGGACGCGCCGCTGCCGCAGCGGATTCTCGACCTACCCGCCGCGTGGCAGTTCAGCCGGGGCAGAGGCCAGAAGGTCGCGGTTGTCGACACCGGCGTGAACCCGCATCCACGCCTACCACCCCTGGAACCCGGCGGCGACTTCGTCTCCGACTCGAACGGAATGGTCGACTGTGACGGCCACGGCACCTTCGTGGCCGGCATCATCGCCGCGCGGCCGAGTCCGGACGACGCGTTCGTCGGCGTCGCACCGGAAGCGGACATCCTCACCATCCGACAACTGAGCCTGGCCTACGAGCCGAAGGACCGGGACCGCCGGGAGCTGCCGGGCGCGATCTCGAGCGCCGGGTACGGAACCGTGCTGACACTGGCCGCCGCTGTCGTGCGCGCGGTCGATCGCGGTGCCACTGTGATCAATATCTCCGAAGTGGCCTGCACGCCCGCTGGAGTCGCTCCCGCCGACGGGGCGCTCGGCGCCGCGGTGAAATACGCTTACGACCGCAACGTCGTCGTGGTCACCGCCGCCGGAAACATCCAGGAGGGCGGTGCGTGCGGCGCCCAAAACGACGGTTCGGGGTGGGGTGCGGTCCGCACCGCGGTGAGCCCGGCCTGGTTCTCCCCCTACGTGCTGTCGGTGGCCTCGGTGGAAGCCGACGGCACGCCGTCGCCGTTCTCGATGTTCGGTCCGTGGGTCGGCGTCGCGGCGCCGGGGCGCGACATCGTCTCGCTCGACAGCAAACCCGGTGGGGTGGGGTTGGTCAACGCCGTGCAGACCAACGAAGGCACCGGAACCATCGATGGGACCAGCTTCGCCAGCGCGTATGTCTCCGGGCTCGCGGCGCTGGTGCGCGCGCGGTTCCCCGAGCTGTCGGCGAGACAGGTGATGGATCGGATCGTCCGCACCGCACAGGCACCCGGTGCCGGACGCGACGATCAGCTCGGGCACGGGCTCATCGACCCGCTGGCGGCATTGACGGCGCAACTGCCCGAGCGACCGGTGAGCGCGGAAGCAGACGTGGCGCGCCCCATCGCGGGGCCGACACCGCCGCCTTACGTCGATCCGATGCCCCGGCGGGTGGCCACCATCGGAACGATCGTCTTGCTTGCGTTGCTCGGCATCGGCTACACATTGTCGATTCCGTTCCGCCGCACCCGTGTCGGTGCCGTCGACCCTGCAGAAGCTGCGGAAGAAGGACAGTAG
- the eccA gene encoding type VII secretion AAA-ATPase EccA: MTGNRQAQRAFDAGVLSLGLVIDGQESARDLDYAKLAFQRATEWDPGMCDAWLGRAAAGEVTREVLFNMYKTSGATLFREQRRLGLRPRELAGRFVVGQYIDYPLSSYTEIWLAQASLLISEGDHDEAEKVLDELAVHRKSQLSQPDREIDDRVCAYVRGVLHYTTQRWPDVMTVLAGSAEWEDPYLAAGAHVMVGTACAQLGLFGEAIRRMERAEEGPIPAAATTARFCRGLCLRETGHEDEAQALFEKVFSEAPDFAANTAAMRDRKYRLTVSTKEQIDARTNRWDPGSAPSAEQMGREERDDKAKLILATARAELDAQIGLAAVKTQVAKLQATAQLAKIRAEKGMASVPRGQHLAFTGPPGTGKTTVARVVAKIYCGLGLLKTDNLVEAKRADFVGQHLGSTAIKTSKLIDSAMDGVLFIDEAYTLIQTGLSGGDAFGREAVDTLLARMENDRDRLVVIIAGYDGEIERLLQANDGLGSRFAKRVQFDSYTPEELGQIGQFIAHKRDSEVSDEAQALLVQACADLYSKQSTDQTGQPRRGIDLAGNGRFIRNVIEAAEEEREFRLANDENLDLTDVDESVLMRIEADDMRNALDSVLSTLR; the protein is encoded by the coding sequence ATGACTGGCAACCGCCAAGCACAACGCGCCTTCGATGCTGGCGTCTTGTCACTAGGCCTGGTTATCGACGGGCAGGAATCCGCCCGCGACCTCGACTACGCCAAGCTGGCGTTCCAACGGGCAACCGAATGGGATCCTGGCATGTGCGATGCATGGCTCGGGCGTGCCGCCGCTGGTGAAGTCACCCGCGAAGTGCTGTTCAACATGTACAAGACCAGCGGGGCAACGCTTTTCCGAGAACAGCGCCGGTTGGGGCTGCGCCCCCGCGAGCTCGCCGGGCGCTTCGTGGTCGGCCAGTACATCGACTACCCGCTGTCCAGCTACACCGAAATCTGGTTGGCGCAGGCTTCGCTGCTGATCTCCGAGGGCGACCACGACGAGGCCGAGAAGGTCCTCGACGAACTCGCCGTGCACCGGAAGTCCCAGCTGTCGCAGCCCGATCGCGAGATCGACGACCGCGTCTGCGCGTATGTGCGCGGGGTCCTGCACTACACGACGCAGCGCTGGCCGGATGTCATGACGGTGCTCGCCGGCTCCGCGGAGTGGGAAGACCCCTACCTGGCCGCCGGTGCGCACGTGATGGTCGGCACAGCCTGCGCGCAACTCGGGCTGTTCGGTGAAGCGATCCGCCGGATGGAACGAGCGGAAGAAGGCCCCATCCCCGCGGCAGCGACCACGGCACGGTTCTGCCGGGGCCTGTGCCTGCGCGAAACCGGCCATGAGGACGAAGCCCAGGCCCTGTTCGAGAAGGTGTTCTCCGAGGCACCGGATTTCGCGGCGAACACCGCCGCCATGCGAGACCGCAAGTACCGCCTCACGGTGTCCACCAAGGAACAGATCGACGCGCGCACCAACCGCTGGGATCCCGGGTCCGCCCCGTCGGCCGAGCAAATGGGCCGCGAGGAGCGCGACGACAAAGCCAAGCTGATCCTCGCGACCGCACGCGCGGAACTGGATGCACAGATCGGCCTCGCCGCGGTCAAGACCCAGGTCGCCAAGCTGCAGGCGACCGCGCAGCTGGCCAAGATCCGCGCCGAGAAGGGGATGGCCAGCGTGCCGCGCGGACAGCACCTGGCGTTCACCGGCCCGCCTGGTACCGGTAAGACCACCGTCGCCAGGGTGGTCGCCAAGATCTACTGTGGACTAGGTCTTTTGAAGACCGACAACCTCGTCGAGGCCAAACGCGCGGATTTCGTCGGCCAGCACCTGGGCAGCACCGCGATCAAGACCTCCAAGCTGATCGACAGCGCGATGGACGGCGTGCTGTTCATCGACGAGGCCTACACCCTGATCCAGACCGGCCTGTCCGGCGGCGACGCGTTCGGCCGCGAGGCGGTGGACACCCTCCTGGCACGCATGGAAAACGATCGAGACCGCCTGGTTGTGATCATCGCGGGATACGACGGCGAGATCGAGCGGCTACTCCAGGCCAACGACGGCCTCGGTTCCCGGTTCGCCAAGCGAGTGCAGTTCGATTCCTATACCCCGGAGGAGTTGGGCCAGATCGGGCAGTTCATCGCCCACAAAAGGGATTCGGAGGTCTCCGACGAAGCCCAGGCGCTGCTCGTGCAGGCTTGCGCGGACTTGTACAGCAAGCAGAGCACCGACCAGACCGGTCAGCCACGCCGCGGGATCGACCTCGCCGGCAACGGCCGCTTCATCCGCAACGTCATCGAAGCAGCCGAGGAGGAACGCGAATTCCGGCTGGCCAACGACGAAAACCTGGACCTGACCGACGTGGACGAGAGCGTGCTCATGCGCATCGAAGCCGACGACATGCGCAACGCCCTCGACAGCGTCCTCTCCACCCTGCGATAG
- the eccB gene encoding type VII secretion protein EccB, which translates to MPAQLTTRAQVNGYRFLLHRYEHALIRRDVRMLHDPMRSQARSLVIGAVLGILVVAGAAILSFLKPAGSVDEAKIVMAQESGALYAIVDGTLHPVLNLASARLITGSNELPTSVKASKLTSLPRGPMLGIPGAPAALPGGSGDRSIWTLCDSVMLSAAGSAARSPGVNTTVIAGAIEPESDYAARPLRSDEALLVTRENKIYLLFDGKRAEIDPADSVLDRSLALRNQQPRPVSAGLLNSTTQVPALTPPQIDRLGEPGPGRLSDIPVGAVIRARGVNAEELYVVLPNGVQRVTPFAAQVIRNANSQGMSDITTVPPDRLVGVPVLTTLRVDQFPQETPKILPAEGHQVGCTSWSKGADDPAATVTILAGRKLPLAESATPVVLTTADGTGDRVDAAYLPPNSGEYVQATGMDPESSRRGTLFYVADNGIRFGVPDSETATVLGLAQKPRLAPWPIIGQLVPGPTLSAKNALVSHDTLPTGATTN; encoded by the coding sequence GTGCCAGCACAGTTGACCACGCGTGCCCAAGTCAACGGATACCGGTTTTTGCTGCACCGGTACGAGCATGCGCTGATCCGGCGCGATGTGCGGATGTTGCACGACCCGATGCGGTCGCAGGCCCGGTCTCTGGTCATCGGCGCCGTACTGGGAATCCTGGTGGTCGCGGGCGCTGCGATCTTGTCATTTCTGAAGCCGGCGGGCTCGGTCGACGAGGCGAAGATCGTGATGGCCCAGGAAAGCGGCGCTCTGTATGCGATCGTCGACGGGACCTTGCATCCGGTGTTGAACCTGGCCTCGGCGCGGCTCATCACGGGCAGCAACGAGTTGCCGACCTCGGTGAAAGCGTCCAAGCTGACATCGCTGCCGCGCGGTCCGATGCTGGGAATTCCCGGCGCCCCCGCGGCGCTGCCCGGCGGGTCGGGGGACCGCTCGATCTGGACGCTGTGCGACTCGGTGATGCTGTCCGCCGCGGGCAGCGCGGCCCGCTCGCCAGGCGTGAACACGACGGTAATTGCCGGTGCGATCGAGCCCGAATCCGACTACGCGGCCCGGCCACTGCGATCGGACGAGGCGTTGCTGGTGACGCGCGAGAACAAGATCTACCTGCTGTTCGACGGCAAGCGCGCGGAGATCGACCCGGCGGACTCGGTCCTGGACCGGTCGCTGGCGTTGCGCAACCAGCAGCCGAGACCGGTCAGCGCAGGGCTGTTGAACTCGACCACCCAAGTGCCTGCGTTGACGCCGCCGCAGATCGATCGGCTGGGCGAACCCGGCCCTGGACGGCTGTCGGACATACCCGTCGGGGCCGTGATCAGAGCGCGCGGAGTCAATGCCGAGGAGCTGTACGTCGTATTGCCCAACGGGGTGCAACGGGTAACGCCTTTCGCCGCCCAGGTGATCCGCAATGCGAATTCTCAAGGCATGAGCGATATCACCACGGTGCCGCCGGACAGGCTGGTCGGGGTACCGGTGCTGACCACTCTGCGAGTCGACCAGTTCCCGCAGGAAACGCCGAAGATCCTTCCCGCCGAGGGCCATCAGGTCGGGTGCACGTCCTGGTCCAAGGGGGCCGACGATCCGGCCGCCACGGTGACGATCCTGGCCGGCCGGAAACTCCCGCTGGCGGAGTCGGCCACCCCGGTCGTCTTGACCACCGCGGACGGCACCGGCGATCGTGTGGACGCCGCGTACCTGCCGCCGAACTCAGGCGAGTACGTCCAGGCGACCGGCATGGACCCGGAAAGCTCCCGCCGAGGCACCCTGTTCTATGTGGCCGACAACGGAATCCGCTTCGGCGTGCCCGACTCCGAGACCGCGACCGTGCTCGGCCTGGCACAAAAACCACGGCTGGCCCCGTGGCCGATCATCGGCCAGCTCGTCCCCGGCCCGACCCTGTCCGCCAAGAACGCACTGGTCAGCCACGACACCTTGCCGACCGGCGCAACCACAAACTAA
- the eccD gene encoding type VII secretion integral membrane protein EccD, whose amino-acid sequence MTDSSTSGLGAADPELCRVSVIGGNTQIDLGLPATIPIAAFITDVVELIESRTPDFTDPEEGAPLRTQHWTLARIGRGPIPPSQTLTEAEVYDGELLVLRSVTAKESPALFDDVIDAVSKLTTEMFRSWSPTSARWVGLIAALVAVLAAITLLVAARSHGAGIATGFVTVGAGATAIAAAVIAIRMYQARLVAVVLSLYALLLFFASAALFVPGDVGSPHLLLACVAALVAAAVGYSITGVGATMFAAAITMALFGGVSAFVRMVWDSDPPKIAAGAMVVALIVLTMAPRIAVAAARLPVPPVPTAGAAIDPADHEPRPTIEDIGAIGATALPSAAGLELRAGAANQYQSGVLIGSTVAAAAGAVIGADPFGAARWQGIALAVVVALILCLRGRSFADLTQACTLIVGGAATLIAIMVGVAFGHPSWLVPIAGILLAVAAVAVVFGVIGPHTEMSPVTRRMGEIFEYLLIVTIIPLVLWIMDLYTAARNL is encoded by the coding sequence GTGACCGACTCGTCGACCAGCGGCTTGGGTGCCGCTGACCCGGAACTGTGCCGTGTGTCGGTTATCGGCGGAAACACCCAGATCGATCTGGGTTTGCCCGCGACGATTCCGATCGCCGCCTTCATCACCGATGTAGTCGAATTGATCGAATCCCGTACCCCGGACTTCACCGACCCGGAGGAGGGCGCGCCGCTACGGACGCAGCATTGGACATTGGCCCGGATCGGCCGTGGCCCGATCCCGCCCAGCCAGACGCTGACCGAGGCCGAGGTGTACGACGGTGAGCTGCTGGTACTGCGGTCGGTGACGGCCAAGGAGTCGCCTGCGCTGTTCGACGATGTGATCGACGCGGTGTCGAAGCTGACCACCGAGATGTTTCGAAGTTGGTCGCCGACGTCGGCCCGATGGGTGGGTCTGATCGCGGCCCTCGTCGCGGTGCTCGCGGCGATCACGCTGCTGGTCGCTGCCAGGAGCCACGGCGCGGGCATCGCGACCGGCTTCGTCACGGTCGGCGCCGGCGCGACCGCCATAGCCGCGGCCGTGATCGCGATACGGATGTATCAGGCGCGGCTGGTCGCCGTGGTGTTGTCGCTGTACGCACTACTCTTGTTCTTCGCCAGCGCGGCATTATTCGTGCCGGGCGATGTGGGCAGTCCGCACCTCCTGCTGGCCTGCGTCGCGGCCCTGGTCGCCGCCGCGGTCGGCTACAGCATCACCGGCGTGGGTGCGACGATGTTCGCCGCGGCCATCACCATGGCGCTGTTCGGCGGCGTCTCCGCGTTCGTGCGGATGGTCTGGGACAGTGATCCGCCGAAGATCGCCGCAGGCGCGATGGTGGTCGCCCTCATCGTGCTCACCATGGCCCCGCGGATCGCGGTGGCGGCGGCGCGGCTTCCGGTGCCGCCGGTGCCCACCGCGGGCGCGGCGATCGACCCGGCCGACCACGAACCGCGGCCCACCATCGAAGACATCGGCGCCATCGGTGCCACCGCCCTTCCGTCGGCGGCGGGACTGGAGCTGCGGGCCGGCGCCGCCAACCAGTATCAGTCCGGCGTGCTGATCGGGTCCACCGTGGCGGCCGCGGCGGGGGCGGTGATCGGCGCGGACCCGTTCGGCGCTGCGCGGTGGCAAGGTATCGCGCTGGCCGTGGTCGTCGCGCTGATCCTGTGTCTGCGGGGACGTTCGTTCGCCGACCTGACCCAGGCGTGCACACTGATCGTGGGTGGCGCCGCCACTTTGATCGCGATCATGGTCGGTGTGGCGTTCGGTCATCCCTCGTGGCTGGTGCCGATCGCTGGGATACTGCTCGCGGTCGCGGCGGTCGCGGTGGTGTTCGGTGTTATCGGGCCGCACACCGAGATGTCGCCGGTGACCCGCCGGATGGGCGAGATCTTCGAATACCTGCTGATCGTCACCATCATCCCGCTGGTGCTCTGGATCATGGACCTGTACACAGCCGCCAGAAACCTGTGA